The Syngnathus scovelli strain Florida chromosome 21, RoL_Ssco_1.2, whole genome shotgun sequence DNA segment GTTTTCTTTATCATTGTTGTTAATGCAACTACATTAATCTAAAAATCATTGACACACACCCAGATACCGCAAGATAGTGGCAAAGCACTCCTTTTGTCCAAATAAAATTCAACTAACTTCAAAACCGTTTCTtgccaccagatggcgccaaatacatttatttactaTGTTGGTCCAGATAGTAGTACTTGGAGAGTATTTTTGATGTAAAAAGTTGTGAACTATTGCGTAGGAgaaattaaatgaaattaaTATTCAGCcatgatcaccaaatgattcccgagcgcggcaccgctgctgctcactgctcccctctcccccaggggatggattaaaatcaaatggggatgggttaaatgcagaggacaaatttcaccacacccagatgtgtgtgtgacgatgatcattgggactttaatgatgcaaacagatttcttccTACCTGGGACAGCCGTGCCCCCCTCCAGAGGCAGCCTGGTGTCTCTGTTCGTGCCCACAAACAAACAGTCCGTCTGGTTGAGGTACTGCATGGCTCTGTTCACCTTCATGTAGCTGAAATGCTCATCAAACCCGACCAGCACTGCCTTGACGTCAGGCTCCAGAGGCACATTGGCCCAGTCGGTCTGCTTGCCAAAGATGTGGTCCGGTCCCAGTCCGGTCTGCTGGATGCCGACAGCCTCCAGCTCCTGCTTCATGGCGTTGCTGCCGATCAGGTACACTTTGCCCTGCAGCTTGCACACAGTCTTCAGGTACATGGCGGAACAGTAAGCGGTTCCAAACACCTCGTCCTCATTTGCGTTGAAGCCCAGCGTGGACATTTTATCTACGTACAACTTCCTCGTCTTGGTGCTGTTGTTAGTCACGAAAAAGACTTTCTTCCCGTGTTCCTTGAGCAGCTTGATGACTTGAGGCGCACCGGGGATAGCCTGGTCCCCCCTCCAGATGACCCCGTCGCAATCAAACAGGATGCTGTCCACGGATTCCAGCAGTTTGTTCGCCAGCTCGACATTGAGTCGTACGCATTTAGACCCGGCCATGATGCAACAAGCTGAACTCGCCAagtgttaaaaataaacaagctATTTGGAGTTGCGCAAGTGGTTCCCTTTTTCCACCAGGAAATGTCTCAAGCGCGCAACACACCCAAGGTTACAACTCAAATGCAAGTTCAAACATGCCCGTAATACAGACTTACTGTAATAGAGTACTTAACTGTATGAGATAATAATTGTGTAAAACCTGACCTTCCAGTGAGCACTATGCTAACTCCGTTGTTACTTCCGCACCGGCTTTAAGATATAGGACCCTCAGAAGAAGCCACGCCCACTTAAGCGTCCGCTTCCGTGCCTGCCTACAATTACATTTTTGATAATTCTTGCACACCCCCAAATTACTCAAACTTGCTCAAAGAAAATGTGCACATAAGTCACGAAATATAATTCATAGTACTAATAAAATATACTATAGTAAAGTACTCCATTTTGTGAGTTGTGGCAACATGATTGGtcataacaaaataaaagaaatcaaattaaaaatgcaactcatTTAatagagaagaaaaataaaaaaaattaaggcaTTCTCATCCAAGTAAGGCAATATATTAGAGAAATGTACCACATCGAAATCTCCTAAATCGTTACagaaatttccccccaaaattaaATAGAGTAAAAAATCAGTTCAATGATATAACAGCATGGAAGGAATACAGCAGTTTTTGTGTTTCTCTTGTTAGGGCACTTTTCCAGTCCATGCCAGATAGGGGATCACTTTTTCTTCAAAACGAGTAATTGATTGTTGGATGTTAACAAACAGCACAGTGGCAATGTCCTAAGTGCTTTTTTTCCCACCCGTTTTTCGAGGAAAAAATACCTCTCTCAAATTCCGGAATATCCCTCGGCTATAGTAGTTTCTTTTCGAGGTGTGAGATGGCGTGCTACAGGAATGGTCAGCTGTGGCATTTGGCTGGCAGTGTTGACAAGGGTAGCCGCGATTTCTGTACCACTCATTGGAGGTTTGGTTGATGAACACGAGGAAGAGATGGAACAATACGTAACCGGCTAGCAGCAAGAAGACGAAGACGACAAAACCCAGCATGAAGACGATTCGGGGGAAGGCCAGGAACAGTTGCTACAAAGCAAAAACATTTCAATACATGATTCAGGAATTGATGATACAGAAGATACTTGTCCAGCAAGTTATGTTTCAATGCAAAAAGAATCGTCTTACCTGGATGACAAATAGAGGCCCAGCCATCTGTTGCTGGTCGTACTCGTCGAGGTAGACGGCCCACGCGAGCCCCGACTGCAGCGCTGCTTCGAGCAGCATGTGGCTGCTCAGGATGGCGATGTCCGCCGCCATTGCGCACACGCTGAACAGGTAGAGCAGGAAGTAACGGATGTTGGAGGCGCCGATGCAGTTGTTCACCCAGATGCAGTGGTGGTCGAAACGCTGGACGCACCTGTCGCATACAcctgaaataaaaatgtgaatttatttcattattaatATAGGGGTCTTTGGTTTACAATTGTCCCAATGTGCAAGGTTTTGAGATTATGAATGGCATCCAACTTTGTAAGAATATGTTGTCATGAATGGAGGCCGCCTTTTGAGAAAATATGCATTGCAAGTAGttgcaaaacaaatgttttcacTCAATGCCAGAGGCAATGAACAAAAGCATGGAGGCAAACAAGAACCGATAAGATCCAAATAGTCTTTGTGAAAGAACACAAAGTACGATGATAAACTCACAAGGAGGGAAGAATAACCAGAACAACGCAGACAAAGAACTCACTGCAGTGCTTGGAGCGGGCAGGTTTGATAAGATGACATGTTGGGCAAAAGATGCCCGGGTGAAACAGCCTCTTGTCATACGGATACATGCTCAACTGGCTGGAGAGTTTCTTCTTTGTCACAGTGCCtgtaaaatggcaaaaaaagtTGAGAGTGGAATGGACAAGTCACAAAATTAGACAAAGAGCCAACAAAAAAGATACCTGGGTCGCTCTTAATGCAAATGCAGAAGAACAAAGTCTTGACCGCAAGTAGAATGTAAGGCACGGAGAGACTGATGAGAGAGGTGCCCATCTCCACGCAGAAACCAAAAACCTCATAGGTGAACTCTGCGTATACAGCCGCCTCCAACAGGATGTGCAGATAGATGAACATGTTGCTCCTGCAGTGACAAGGAGATGCCGCTATGTAAGAGTGACTACGGCATGAAAGGTATCAGTATAATTAATTTGTGCACACACCTTTGATGAAAGAACCTGTGCGAAGTCCACTGAAAACACCGCTTGAGCCATTGTGGAGTAAGTGGCGCAAGTACCTGTGTAAGAGAAATCAAAAATACATCACACTTGGTCCAACAGCGCCTCCCCGTGTTAGTTTACGGGAATACCAATAAAGTATGTCTTACCTTTGATGTGGCGtcaaaaatgtaattaaatggactttgttgctGCCCGGAATATTTGCAGACTAATATAATGGCCGTAAGAACTACCACGACGTAAATTGCAAACAAAGTGAGGAAGTCCATGGCTCACTGAACCACTTAAAGGTGTTCACGGTTTAAACTCACCGCAACGCCGGTGGTATGACCTGTATTAAATGTTCGCAGTTGTTTTGGTAACACTTGAAGGATAAATGTTTACGGAAGTAAAATGTCCGTCACATCTAAACTACTAAAGTTGACAACGTCAGTAGGCACGCATAGTTAAGTTATCAAACACGTTTCTTACTTTTTTCATTTCTCCTCAAACGCAAACACAATCATTTGAAAATCGATGTCACTTTAACATCTTTGGTTAAGTTGTTGTAGTTTGCGACGTGTTTATACGTTTCACGTTTGGTTTACGCCGctacttcctgtaaacattgctACTTCTTTAGCATACGTGGCTGGCTAACGGCAATGGGTGGGGCTAAAATGTACGGAAAGTCTAAGGTGCCGAATTTAATTTgtttaaagaaaaataacaacaatTAGTAGTATtgttatgttgttgttgttgttgttgttgttgttgttgttgttgttattgttgaatTACCGTAATTCGTAAGAAAGCAAAATAACATACACACCATTTATGAGCCATACACTTAGAAAAGTAAATTTGTTCGTGTTTTATCCAATTTATATGCAAAATCCTAcatgttttgtgtttattttataaACGTCATTCTTGCATCAAAACACGATTATGAATTATTGGCCAAATTCTAGGCTGTAATTCGTATAAcataaaatatttgttcatGTATATTTAGGTctgaaagttgttataatactaataatataataaaaaatattaatatatCAGTTTATTGAACATTTTGAGTTTTCTGAATAAACTGGCATAATCTATTGTTTTCTTATGTGTCTgtcattataaaaaaaacacaaaaaaaatcaacaattcaTCACAAGACACCCGCTGGATCTGGTTGCGGACTAGTTCGGGCTCTCATATTACAGCTCATGTTTCAAATGgggggtaaaaagaaaaaaagtaatgtCCAGGAGCTTTTGACGCTGACGAAAAAGGTATGAGCTGCATGTTTCTAAACATTCCTTTGCATTTTCTCTTTTGCTTGTAAAACCGACTAACTGACATACTGAAATTGTTGATTTCAGATGTGCTCATTGCTGACTTTTTTATCAATATTAAAGAAATTGAATCATTATTCATAATGCATGTGTTTCAACTAGAAGGAGGTGGAGGTAGGGCAACAGATTCAACACATAATCCATCTAATCCTGCAGTTTTAAGTCTTAAATGGCCCCTGCTGCTTCTTAATGGACAGACTGCAGAGCATTCAAGTGAGCTGACGTTCCGATTAGTGCTCATCATCAGGCTTCCTTGCGTAATTCTGGGCCAGGAGCGGTCCCTCGGAGAGCCACCTAGCCAAAAGAAGAGGAGGCGGAAAAAGACACATGGGTGTATTTATAGAAAAATGAGGGCCTTTTTGGAGAGTGAATTATTAAGTGAAGTGCGCGGGTGCAAGCGTCCCAGTTTTCTGATTAACACGGCGAGCATCTTGGGCCCAGAATGAGACGGAGGACTAACTCCTTCACAAACACACCGAGAAGCTGGACTCGCTTTTCATGGACGTTGTCATTCTATTTATGGGGCTTTGGGTCAAGGGGTGATCAGGTTGATTATTTGGGAAGACAAACTGGATCTACAATTAGACTGTGAAGATGAAGAaatttttgcaaaacaaaaaaggcagATCTTCATTGCGTCAGCCCAAACGGAGTCAATCCAAAGATTTCTGTGAGTGTTTTTGCTGTGTTCTATTGTGAATCCCAATTTTGTGCATTTATGTTCTGATTTAATGACTTCATGTACGTCTCTGTTGTGTGCTGATGGGAACGTTGATAGTGGGAATTTGTCTGCAGGGGTTATGAAGGTCTCTATCTCTACAAAGACTCGATTTAATTGGCTCTCATGCAGTCTGTGAACCAGGTCAGGGACCTCTGGTGGTCCAAGGTGGAGAAATCCACTCTGCAGTATAATTAGAGGTGATAGTAGGAGGGAGTAGAGATTGCAGTCGTGTCAGTTCATTTGAACGTTACAGTTTGAGGAGCTTTTAAGCGGTTTTCCCTTTCAATTGATATTAGCTAACAACACCGCCCACCTTCAGTCCTCAGCATGCCGACATCCAACCAGGGCTGGCCTGAGGAATTTGGATTCCAGATTGGCGGTAATGGACCAAGCTACATCTTATCTGTAGAGGAAGGAAGCAGTGCCCAGTTGGCCGGCCTTCAAGCCGGAGACCAAGTGTTGGAAATTGAAGGCCACGATGTGTCGACGCTGGGGCCGCAAGCTGTCGTTGCCATTGCTCAAACTCAGAGGAACATCCCTCCCAGCATTGGAGTCGTGTCTCGCATACAGCAGGTTTGACATCATTATCATAATTATTTCATCTATCGTTTTGTTTTTTacggtatttttttatttacagatGGACATCACACCAGGCGCTGACGGTCGTTACGGTTTCACCATAGTAGGAGATCGCCCCCTGCTGGTGGAGGACTGCTCCCCCTTCTCCCCAGCCGGCCGTGTGGGTTTGAGGGCAGGCGATTGCGTCATGGAGGTCAACGGCATCCCCGTCAGGCAGCACGAGATGGCTGCAGCGCTCATCAAGTCCACCCAGGGGAGGACGTTACGCTTGGGTGTGCTAGGTCTCGGTGCGAAACAAAAAGCCAGCATCGGCGTTGAGGAAAGTCAGACAGGAGGGGAAAACCCAAAAGCGGACCGTAAACACAAGGCTCTGGAGTTCAACAGGAAGGTAAGCAGACATGTTGGAATATTTCCACTCGCACTAGAATGGCACTCAATTGGATGGTGATTTCATCACCGGCAGGTTGAGCGGCTTTTAAGCGACGACCCAAATGTGAAGGAGAAACTTTTCAGCGTGTTGAAGCAATACGCAGCGGAGAAGAATGTCGACTGGTTGGCCTCAGTCTTGCCCGAAATCCTCATCACTGATGATCAACGTCAGCTGATCTCCAGTATCAGGTGAGAAGTTTCCACTTATGTCTAACCATGTCCAGACAGAAAACAAATCACTTGAGGCACTTGCTGTTGTTTAGGATTGGATTAGCCACACTTTGGATTTAGGTAGGTTCCATCTGTTAAATCCAGAGTGACCCCCTCTTTGTTTCATTCCTATGATACTTGCAATCTGATTTGCTCATAATGGATATGATTGACTGGCCGTCCAACCAATCAGCTAATCAGTCCatcttatttcttttttttcaaatatcgtTGATTGTCAGTACCATCTGGTGTTTTAGGATATTCATAAAACTGGAATCACTCCAAAAAAATCCATTCCAGGCAGCCAGAATTACCTGTTTTGTCTGCTGGCCAAGAGAGACTGCagtcttatttttttccccccacagctTGCACTTCTGAGCCAATAAAAGCGGCCAATTATTCTCGTACTACTCTGGCCGGTTACCCACAACTACTACAGTGCACTGTAAGAAGGCTTTCCAAcatggtattttttttctttccaattgCGTCACAATGGTGACATTTGAAGTCTGACTACCTTTGCTCACTCATGAATAATTCAGCGGCACAGCCACTTATAATGCTTTATTTGTGCTAATGAAGGGCACTAAGATAAATTTGCCTTTCCACAACTCTCTCACCAAGGGGATATTTGTCTTCTCCTCTGTTGTATTTTCCTCTCGCTCCAAGCCCCCCGCCTCCTCTCTGCGGTCCATCCCCACCTGACACTCGGTGGTGGAGGACTCCTGCATGATCCTACCCAATATCTTTTATCGCATTGATTCCAGTCTGAGGTGTGCCCGATACTGTGTTGACTAGTCGACGGTTCTGCTTGCTTTTTGGTATATGTTTGGAACCATGGGTGAGCGTTGAAACGATGAATTGCCTTGGGTGAGtacacaggtttttttttttttaatctttctaGTCCCTATATTTATGTTTTGGATGAACTGTATTACATCTGAGTTTTTATTGATTTTCAGCTATGAATGCTGTATAATTACCATTCATCATTATTACAGTTATTGTCTGTGGCttctattctttttttaatcttaacTCATTTGGGTGGTTTAAGACTCCAATAAAATGTAATCTTGAAATTAGATATACCGATGTAGACAAAGGCTAAATATAGATTGGCCAAAACAAGGAAGAAAAGGCGCAATTACCGTTTGCTGGAACTTCAGCACCATGGATAGCGCCAGTGCAAAGCGTgacgaaaaacaaacaaatacaatcaaaatttaaaatgtagtTGTTTTTAATGATGTAGAGCTGATATAATAGCTATTTTTATCAACACGGagacaaaacaataataataataataataataataataataataataataataataataataatattgtgtGTTTTCATTTCCCTAAGTGCGagttttgcagatttttttatcCTAAAATTATTTCTTTAATTTTGTCATCCAAGAAACACTTattataatgtttttttttcttctgccttttTTGTTTGCACCAGAGAAGTATCACATTTGCAGTTTAGCTTCATTTGCCTTCCTCTGAGTCACATCTGTGGGCCTCCACTTAAAAAGAAACGAGGTCTGCTCTTTGTAGTTTTCTCCTCGTCATTGTTCCCTTTGGAGAAATACACCCCTGCTTCCCTACTTGCTTCCTCCCCTCCAAGCTTCTATCAGACAATTATAAATTGTTTCCGCCTTATAATCGAGGTCAAATCGGGACACTCATTTAGTTTGACTAGAAgctggaaactttttttttttttttttgatgagatGGCTGTTTTAACATGTCAGTCACTTTACATGTGGGAAAAACAGCttggattagaaaaaaaatctaagtaCACACTTGAGACATATCTTCATGGACAAATAGATGACACAAGCGACAGATACAAAACAGCAAGGGGCTGCGTGGGTGTCGACACCTACATGGCTGCTGCAGAACATTTATTTAAATCCCAtggttctgtttttgtagctgctGGTCTCAGCGTCAACACACACATTAGCagtgttttggaaaaaaaaaattgaaatggcaataaatggacggatggacaaCGGGTACAATCTTAATTGCCTATTGTCGCTGTAATTTGCGTAAAATGAACAGAGCACAATTTAAATGGTCTTTTACagcacggcaaaaaaaaaaacaggtgggcAATTTTGTTCAATTAGTAAAAGTGGCGAGGTCTTCGGGTCAACAAGATGATGACAGCTTGCTGCTTTGGATTTACGCTACGGTGACGAATGGGCGGAAGTGTGGGAGATGCTGTagatggagagagagagtgaaaaaGAGGCAGAGGAATCCCATGCTCATACACTCCCACACATTTTTCTCTTGCTCTATTCAGGCTGCTGCAGTCACACTAGCCAGAGTCAATCTCTTTGACTTCTCCTTCAACTCACATCAATTTTTGCTTCCTCTGAGAGCTTTCAAACAAGGAAAGATTGCCAGCGTGTGTTAAAAGCTCTTCCCTTTAAATTGGAGGCCTAGAAAGATTATATCGGATGTAAACATCGAGGGGCAACGTGGTGGACGTGTTTCCCTAAGTGGATAAAGTTAGATCGAGATCTTCAACTCTGCTCGCCTTCGTGTTTTCTTCACATGTTGCCATGTTGGCCAGAATCTTCATTCCCAAGAAGCACCGGCAGCGCTTCGACGATTCCGTCTCTCAGAACGTAATCAACAGGCTGTGCCGCAGCAAGAGCATCAGCGAACCGCAAGGAAGAATCCGTCGCAGCCGGAGTGAGGATCACTCGGACCGTCACCGCGGAACCAAACGGGCCAGTTCGGTGCCCCGGGATGGAGGGGAGCCCGGTGGGAGGGGCGAGGGGGAACGAGAGAGAAGCCACAGGAAGTCGGTCTCCGGGGTACAGACACACCCCCCTATTGGACCTAATCAAAGGTAAGCTCAAGCTCACACAACGGAAATAAAATGAAGATGGATGTTTAGTATTGGTGTACTTCTTCTTTCACTTGTTTCAATTTTTATCACTTGAATAGCGCCCCCTCAGGATGAATTAATATTGCTGTAGCCTATCAATGACATGACGTGTGACtgtggcatgtttttttttttttagccattaTCCTAAATATAGTTGGGATAAAAATGACTAAATGTTTGTGTGCAATGGAATCTTGGCATTGAGCAATGCCAGATGTACTTTTAAAGGGTTTCAAAAAGCCATTGAGTCCCCTAGAGTTATGTTACGTAATAGTCGagggaggaaggggagggggggggtcatgATATGAGTGTGACGAGTTGCTTTCTATAAGATTACTTGGGGAATCAAAATGGCTTCTAGCAATCTTTTGGTGCACTTTTACATCGtggacccccccccacccacccatctaCATGTACTTATGTAAGCGCTGCCAACCTataaagaacattttttttttagcctctcTCTCGCCCCTGTTTACTTCTCAAAGAAGCTTGCCTTGAttcatcaccatggcaacctcTCTGTTCCTGCAAGACCGTATATCCtacatgtatatatttattccCTTGTGTTGTTCTCCCCTGGAGTAAACAACAATAGatgttaaaaataaatgcaaaactGCACTTATCCCATATTCTTAATTTCACAATGCACTTTTTTCTACAGGCTCATTCGTGTCTACAGAGGCAAAAAGACTTTTGGCTTCACGCTGCGAGGTCACGCTCCAGTCTGCATCGATTCAGTCATTGCAGGTGTGATTCTATCTTTGAATCCACTTTTCAGcccagtgtgtgtgagtgtatgtgtgtgtgtggcggttGTCAGTTCCTAGGCTTGAAGGCCATCTTTTGTTAATAATGAATGCAGCAGGAAGCTGATTTGACTCAGAGTTGAAATAAGAAAAGATAAAAGCACCATGACAACATTTTTGCTGAACTCAAACTTGAGAAGTGGTTTTGTATTCACCATGGAATTGAGATAATTAAGATAAAAAAGCACTGGAGGGGGGGCTGTAGGGGCACTGATTCTCCCTCaaggaaaaaaatcctagctgtgCCAGTGAACAAACAAAAATTCCTCTGTCTGGACATGTGAGCGTAGGTTTATTTGCCTGCGTTTGTTCCTGCGCGTGTTTCATGATGACAGCACAGCTCCCACCCACCACTATCTCCCACCATCATGTGCTGGTGAACACGTTGACTCAGTGGGCCTTATGGACGTCGGTATGGAGATGGTGGAGGTGGCAGGCGTGACTCTCATCGTGATTGCAGATCTTCCGCCGAGAACCAGAATCTCATCTTTCACACTATGACACCCGATGGACACTCATATTTAGTTTCCCGTGACAACGTTGTTACGTAACAAAATGTCACATGGACATCAGATTGTTTGTCGCGTGTTAGACAGACTGACGAATTCTAATGAGTCACAGTAAATCTTGTTGACAGCTTAGAAAGTCAAAATATTTATACCGTTAATGGATTACaagtctaatttttttttgtctttatcaCTCTATCAGATAGTCCTGCTGAAGAATGTGGACTAAAACCGGGTGACCGCATCCTCTTTCTCAACGGACTGGACATGAGGTCAGCTCATGTTTTCTATTCTTAATATTAATAACAGCAGCTGTATTCTAATGCAAGTTTCCCTTACTCTAAATTTTTTGTATTGCCCACTGCTGCTGTGTTAGATAATCCATcacagagcttttttttttttgggttactGTCATCGTCTCGAACTCATTATATCACCGTAGCTGCATTGAGACTGAATATGCTGCCAGTGTCAGCTATAAATCAAAACTTCACAATGCAGCAAGATGAGCacatctatcttttttttttttttttttttttgctgctcctGCTGCAACTGTTTATATAAGCATAACTTTCCTTGTGGGAGGCGTCGTAGTTCTTCTGCGTACTTTACAACTTCTTGACCTATGACACGGGTGGGAGTGAGAATAAAGAATAGTAATATTAGGAACACCTATTTAATGACACGAGGTTCAATATTTGGATGAACTTAGTGTACAAAATAATTAGTATGAGTCATCGTTTGTCTCTGCTATGACTCAAAGAACATTTGTTTAGGCCGCCTTCCATTTATTCCCTGCGTAGGAACTGTTCCCATGAAAAGGTGGTATCAATGCTGCAGGGCAGCGGTGCCATGCCCACCCTGGTTATAGAAGACGGTCCGTCTGAGTACTCCTCAGACCCGACAGACCCGGAGGAAACTCCGACTCTGTCTTCCAACACTTTGCCGCGCTCGAGGTGAGTTACAGATTTTTGATCACGTGACGTAcgagtgtgtaaaaaaaaaaaaaactgtcgctCAGATCTCCTATCCTGAGCTCCCTCCAATGGGTGGCGGAGATCCTTCCACCCAGCATTAAAGTCCATGGGAGGACATTTAGTCAGCAGTTGGAGCACTTGCTGACAATTCAGGAGCGCTACACTGTCTGTAAGGCCCTGGAGACTTTTTTCCAGCACAGGTCAGTTTCAATTCTTAAGCAAAGAAAAGTCGCTGTTGCCTTGGTAACTGTATTATTCTTTTGGGGCAGGAATTTGGATACGCTTATCGTCGATGTGTTTCCAGTATTGGACACGCCGGCGAAGCAGCTGATTTGGCAATTTATTTATCAATTGCTGACTTATGATGAGCAGGAACGTTGTCAAAGCAAGCTGTC contains these protein-coding regions:
- the pgp gene encoding glycerol-3-phosphate phosphatase; protein product: MAGSKCVRLNVELANKLLESVDSILFDCDGVIWRGDQAIPGAPQVIKLLKEHGKKVFFVTNNSTKTRKLYVDKMSTLGFNANEDEVFGTAYCSAMYLKTVCKLQGKVYLIGSNAMKQELEAVGIQQTGLGPDHIFGKQTDWANVPLEPDVKAVLVGFDEHFSYMKVNRAMQYLNQTDCLFVGTNRDTRLPLEGGTAVPGTGCLLQAVEMAAQRQAATVGKPSHFMFDCVASKFGLEPGRCLMVGDRLDTDIMLGSNCGLKTLLTLTGVSTVAEAEANQKSGCSEKHKMVPDYYVESIADLLPALQG
- the zdhhc4 gene encoding palmitoyltransferase ZDHHC4; amino-acid sequence: MDFLTLFAIYVVVVLTAIILVCKYSGQQQSPFNYIFDATSKVLAPLTPQWLKRCFQWTSHRFFHQRSNMFIYLHILLEAAVYAEFTYEVFGFCVEMGTSLISLSVPYILLAVKTLFFCICIKSDPGTVTKKKLSSQLSMYPYDKRLFHPGIFCPTCHLIKPARSKHCSVCDRCVQRFDHHCIWVNNCIGASNIRYFLLYLFSVCAMAADIAILSSHMLLEAALQSGLAWAVYLDEYDQQQMAGPLFVIQQLFLAFPRIVFMLGFVVFVFLLLAGYVLFHLFLVFINQTSNEWYRNRGYPCQHCQPNATADHSCSTPSHTSKRNYYSRGIFRNLREVFFPRKTGGKKST